The window CGTCAGAGCTGGAGACTCTAAAACCCAGAGTGCAAATGTCCACATTCATGAGCTGTCCTTCTCCAGAGATATCGAAGTTCACTCAGAGTCCTCGCAAACCTCCCAAAATCCCCACAGAGGCCACCCTAACTCAACGACATTCACTGTCGAGGTCTGTTTATTCCAAGCCGAAATCTAGGTTTGTTGATCTTTCTGGTCCCACTGCTTTGAATATCATAGAGGAAACCAACCCGTTTGTGCAGCAGCATGCTTCTTTCAGATcgaattcctctcataggaatTCACCTAACAGAGTCACGGCCTCTACTCCTAGGGAAAATATAAGAACTTCTCCTGTTACCCCCAAGACACCTTTAATGGCTTCTCcaggaggagaggaagaagatgaagagatcTACAAAAGTGAAATCTTAAACTCAAGGAAAAGATCATATAAGAAATGGAAAATCAGACTTCTGATTGAGTGGGCTACTTTGGTTTGCATTATGGGATTCCTTATCACTAGCTTAACTGTCCACAAATTGCAGCACACCATGATCTGGGGCTTGGAGATTTGGAAATGGTGTGTGCTGGTGACAGTAATTTTGTGTGGTCGATTGGTTACAGATTGGTTAATCCATTTTCTGGTTTTCTTGATTGAAAGGAACTTCTTGCTCAAGAAGAAGGTTTTATATTTTGTGTATGGGTTGAAACAGAGTGTCCAGGTCTGCATTTGGTTGGGTTTAGTTCTTTTCGCGTGGGCTTTGCTGATCAACCGTGGGGTCAAGCGACCACGCGACACCACAAAGATTCTGAATTTTGTCTCCAGGGCTATTGCTTCATCTCTAATCGGTGCTTTTATATGGCTGGCAAAGACTCTTCTGCTAAAGATTGTAGCTTCTTCGTTCCATGTTAATGCATTCTTTGATAGGATCCAAGAATCAATCTTCCATCAATATGTTCTTCAGACACTTTCTGGACCTCCATTGATGGAATTAGCAGAGACAGTTGGTAGTTCTAGGAGTGGGGGGCAACTGAGTTTCAGGAATataaagaaaggagagaaggaacaAGAGGTTATTGATGTGGGGAAACTTCATAAGATGAAGCAAGATATGGTTTCTCCTTCAACCATGAAGGGATTGATTCATGTGATAAGGAGTACAGGCCTATCCACTCTCTCAAATACACTTGATGAGAGTTTCGTTGATGAGGAAGGTGAGCAGAAAGATAAGGAGATCACTAATGAGTGGCAAGCAAAGGCAGCTGCTTATCAAATTTTTAGAAACGTTGCCAAGCCTGGTAACAAGTGAGGAGATCTTTCTGGAAGTGCTTTTGTAGTTTTAATGAAAGATTATTCTGTCCTCTCATCATTTCCTGTTTTAAATTTTATGAACTAGGTATATTGATGAGGAGGACCTCCGGAGGTTCTTGAATAAGGAGGAGGTGAGTAATGTTCTTCCACTGTTTGAAGGAGCCGTGGAGACCGGAAAGATCAAGAAATCAGCTCTGCAGAACTGGGTGGTAAGATGATTactttttaatttgttttatttctttccaaCATTTCATAGATGTCCTTGTTTCCTCATCTCAAAAGCCAAAGTTCAGAAATCAAATCTCTCTATTCATAGGTCACGATAGCATTCGGAGATGGTATTTCAAGAAGTTCTTTCAGTAGTTCATCGTTGAGTCAATACGGTCTTAAACTACATACCTATCCAAAAGCACTACGATGGCTTACTTTTATCCATTTCATATTAAGGAAGAGATGAAATTCTGTTTGTTGGATGGAGGAACATTCATTTCTGAATGCTAATGACCTTGTTTTTTTGTGCAGGTAAAGGTTTACCTTGAACGAAAATCGTTAGCACATTCCTTGAATGATACAAAAACTGCTGTAAAGCAACTGAACACACTTTTATCTTTCATTGTGATTGTTTTGATCATTCTTCTTTGGCTTATTTTGATGGGGATTGCAACAACCAAAGTGCTCGTCTTCATCTCATCTCAGCTTTTAGTGGTGGTATTCATGTTTGGAAACACTTGTAAGACTGTATTTGAAGCTATCATATTTGTTTTTGTGATGCATCCATTTGATGTTGGTGACCGATGTGTTATTGATGGAGTGCAGGTAACTTCCTAGTAAACAAAgttaaatatataataattgCATGTCACTTATGCTTGATTTTTGATAATATGTAACCTTGCAGATGATTGTCGAAGAAATGAACATTTTAACAACAGTCTTCCTGAGATATGACAATGAGAAGATATACTATCCAAACTCAGTCTTATCTACGAAACCGATCAGTAATTTCTACAGGAGCCCAGAAATGAGCGACACTGTGGAGTTTTCTGTTGATGTTTCAACTTCGATGGAGAGTATTGGAGCTCTTAAAGCTAGAATAAAAGCGTATGTTATATGGCCTTCTCTACCTTTTCTTTGTCCTAATTACATTTTGGGGTATTCAGTAATAACAAAGAACTAAAATTTATAGTTGATAAAAAACTATGTGTTCATGTTCTTCAGCTCTTCCCCTTTTGACATCTCCAAAAACAATTTTGGATCTGTCCATGTGTTTGCTTTTCAGACTGGGATTCAAAACAAAAGGTCTTACATACAGACTATTAAAGATATATCAATTAAGCTCAAATAGCCTATATGGCCATAGTTGGTATTACatattgacaatcaagaatatAGCAATTAAGTTCAGAGGTGTATATTGCCACAGTTGGACCTAcatataattaaatttttttttaccaagtAAGCACAAGGACCTATAAGGCCTTATTTGAACTTTCATATAGATTCAAGTCTCTTTTTCAAAACTTAAGAACCTATAAGGCCATAATTGGACTCACATATGAACCAAGATTCCTTTTCTAGACTCAAAGGCCATAAGGCCATATATGCAATGCAAATGTTCATGCCATGACTTAATCTATATTATGCTCATGATCTATTTATATGATGCTTATATCTAAAATGATGCATATGACTTAATCTGAATTATGCTTAAGCCTCAATGCTAGAACAGTGCTTATTAATCTTAAGTTAGTATCATTTGTCGTATTACCTACAGATGAGTAAGTTAGTTTGAATGCATATGATCATCAAACTGTTTATACCTTTGCATATGATGGTTTAATCCATCatgctgtttatattttagtGTTACCAAAACAATACATCCATTAATCACAGTGTTAACCTCATATGTTAATTAATAAGTTAGTTTAGAGTGCACACATAGAGATAATACTTTCAAAACCTTTCATATACTAAGAAGGAAAGAACATGATAAGATATGAATGGCTTAGCCAcccaaagaagagagaaatggcTATGGTAGGCATAGTAATAGGAAGAGTCATAGAATCTTAAAAACTATTCTAATCAGAAAGAGTTTCTAAGACACTAtgaggggtgtcaatttaggaccAGAACCAGAAACCGGAACCGGAACCGGAACCAgaccacccaatagcttattgggacGGATCTGGTCCTAGTGATATACTATTGGTCCGGGTCTCCCAATGGTTCCAAAACTGATAGCCCATTAAGGACCCGGTAGCTCCGGAAACGTTGGAACCGGATGATATGTAAACAAATCGAATGGGAAATTAgaaatttgaaaccctaaaaggcTTTAAACCATAATCTATTAATAATATTACATTGCTTGGGACTTTTAAGTGGCGCTCTTTTGTAGCTCTTTAAGTCATTAGTATATGAGTTGAGTTTGAAATGGAAATCCTGAACTCTTAAAGCTGTCTCCTTATTTATATATGCGTCAATGTCTTTATTTTGGGCTCTACAAGACTATATCTATGTATGATGAAGCTCCCGTTTTCCTAGAAAACTCTCATTGTCCTTGTTTTGGGTTCAATAATATTTGGAACCGattaggaaccggaaccggaccacccattagttaatggtcctggGTCTCAGATTTGAATCCGGTTAGCTTATTGGTCTGGTTATGGTCTTGATACCTTAGAGCCGGCACCGCTATGGATCCGGACCGATAGCCCAAAATCGGACCAATTGACAACCCCTAACACTATCGACCTCTATCATAGTTCCTCTCCTAATAGTGCAGCAttcattttcttgttcttccagctcgttcattttcatttttaataaaagacaaaaattcttttgtctcctctttttctttcagAAATTCTTTCTTATCTTTATTTAGACAAGATAAAATTTCATTTGGGACTTCCATCTCTTTACTAACCGTTTTCTTTACATCAATCAATCTTTGATCCAAACTTCTCAACTGATCATCAAGAGCTTCCTGAGAAATGATAGCTGCATCTTTCATTAGTCATTTAGTCCTTTGTAGGCCACTCAATAGCTTCTTCTAGGTTGAATAGATTGGAACTAGTGAAGATGACATGTATGTGCATCAGCTTTCTTCAAAGTAGAGTAATGACATCACCTGACATGGAAGAATCTTTATTCTTCATCTCATAAAGCTGAACTGTTgaggaaatagaagaaaaagagtaGAGGAGATAATCAATTGTGAGAAATAATGAGCTAATGGCTCATCAGTTTAtaaattgatttgatttgaagAAGATGGAAAGTTTGAACACCCAGTCTTCAACAAATTATACCTTGCATGTTTCCTAAAATGCAAGTTACAAGGTCGAATGGTTATTAGCATTAACTATtattagggagagggttgggtaaGCCTCCAACTCCAGGTAAGCTAGTGGCCCAGTCTTCAACAAATTATACCTTGCATGTTTCCTAAAATGCAAGTTACAAGGTAGAATGGTTATTAGCA is drawn from Telopea speciosissima isolate NSW1024214 ecotype Mountain lineage chromosome 1, Tspe_v1, whole genome shotgun sequence and contains these coding sequences:
- the LOC122648870 gene encoding mechanosensitive ion channel protein 10-like yields the protein MEANGKLPMTGDKDTLGKRDTGGAEVVLVIPGEREIPKEEENKAVRVALTHAGSYSPSKDLEALAQRHASVESPQKEGRDSNAGSSELETLKPRVQMSTFMSCPSPEISKFTQSPRKPPKIPTEATLTQRHSLSRSVYSKPKSRFVDLSGPTALNIIEETNPFVQQHASFRSNSSHRNSPNRVTASTPRENIRTSPVTPKTPLMASPGGEEEDEEIYKSEILNSRKRSYKKWKIRLLIEWATLVCIMGFLITSLTVHKLQHTMIWGLEIWKWCVLVTVILCGRLVTDWLIHFLVFLIERNFLLKKKVLYFVYGLKQSVQVCIWLGLVLFAWALLINRGVKRPRDTTKILNFVSRAIASSLIGAFIWLAKTLLLKIVASSFHVNAFFDRIQESIFHQYVLQTLSGPPLMELAETVGSSRSGGQLSFRNIKKGEKEQEVIDVGKLHKMKQDMVSPSTMKGLIHVIRSTGLSTLSNTLDESFVDEEGEQKDKEITNEWQAKAAAYQIFRNVAKPGNKYIDEEDLRRFLNKEEVSNVLPLFEGAVETGKIKKSALQNWVVKVYLERKSLAHSLNDTKTAVKQLNTLLSFIVIVLIILLWLILMGIATTKVLVFISSQLLVVVFMFGNTCKTVFEAIIFVFVMHPFDVGDRCVIDGVQMIVEEMNILTTVFLRYDNEKIYYPNSVLSTKPISNFYRSPEMSDTVEFSVDVSTSMESIGALKARIKAYIESKPQYWHPKHSVVVKEIENVNKMKIALYVLHTMNHQNYGEKINRRSELVLELKKIFEELSIKYHLLPQEVHFSYVGSASTAPMTIGK